Proteins encoded within one genomic window of Panacibacter microcysteis:
- a CDS encoding zinc-binding metallopeptidase family protein: MKLFKCTNCNQPVYFENTFCNNCNAPLGFVAEKLQPVALTVENNGLLSFTHKRKKMVFRYCNNHQHNVCNWLVPADSLTGFCTACELNRTIPDITQPQLQERWRTIEVAKHRLVYQLLSMKLPVYNKLVNDATGLVFDFKADESTNDNERVMTGHDNGVITLNIAEADDIEREMARKQMDEIYRTVLGHFRHEIGHYYWDRLIANTSHLQTFRTLFGDDTLDYGEALQQHYNEGAPANWNEHYISAYATMHPWEDWAETWAHYMHIIDTLETAYSFGMSVHPLVAESRKLHTEIKKDPYSIEDFDTIIQTWLPLTFAMNSLNRSMGLKDIYPFVITQSVKEKMRFIHRVVRENAAVQNSVVREA, translated from the coding sequence ATGAAACTCTTTAAGTGCACCAACTGCAACCAGCCCGTATATTTCGAAAATACCTTTTGCAACAACTGTAATGCGCCGCTGGGTTTTGTGGCAGAAAAGCTGCAACCCGTAGCACTTACTGTGGAAAATAATGGCCTTTTGTCTTTCACCCACAAAAGGAAAAAAATGGTTTTCAGGTATTGTAACAATCATCAACACAATGTTTGTAACTGGCTGGTGCCTGCCGATAGCCTAACAGGTTTTTGTACGGCCTGCGAGCTGAACCGCACCATTCCTGATATTACGCAGCCTCAGTTACAGGAACGCTGGCGCACCATCGAAGTAGCCAAACACCGGCTCGTATACCAGCTTTTAAGCATGAAACTACCGGTTTACAACAAACTCGTCAATGATGCTACCGGTTTGGTGTTTGATTTCAAAGCAGATGAATCAACGAATGATAACGAACGGGTAATGACCGGCCACGACAATGGTGTAATTACACTTAACATTGCCGAAGCAGACGATATAGAGCGGGAAATGGCAAGAAAACAAATGGATGAAATTTACAGAACGGTACTCGGTCATTTTCGTCACGAAATCGGCCATTATTACTGGGACAGGCTTATTGCAAATACCAGCCACCTGCAAACTTTCAGGACTTTGTTTGGAGATGATACACTCGATTACGGCGAGGCGTTGCAGCAACATTACAACGAAGGCGCTCCCGCCAACTGGAACGAACATTATATAAGCGCTTATGCAACCATGCATCCGTGGGAAGACTGGGCAGAAACATGGGCCCACTACATGCACATCATCGATACGCTTGAAACAGCTTATTCTTTTGGAATGAGTGTGCATCCGCTGGTTGCAGAATCCCGCAAACTGCATACAGAAATAAAAAAAGACCCCTATTCCATAGAAGATTTTGATACCATTATTCAAACATGGCTGCCACTCACTTTTGCCATGAACAGTCTCAATCGCAGTATGGGTTTAAAAGACATTTATCCTTTTGTCATTACACAGTCCGTAAAAGAAAAAATGAGATTCATTCACCGCGTGGTAAGGGAAAATGCTGCCGTACAAAATTCAGTGGTGCGTGAAGCATGA
- a CDS encoding App1 family protein has product MEIKVYHGYGHENDLIVFGHVLEASKSQQQTFTNSVLKNMVQLVKLFVVKPVGGIKVRLQWNNTWYETTTAKDGFFRFEWQSETSTPAGWHTVSVEATGTGNSLLATGEGKIFIPHIAQHVFISDIDDTILVSHSATVIKRLRVLLSKNPHTRKPFEDVVAHYNLLAKANRQDAVPNPFFYVSSSEWNLYDYLNEFFAFNGLPKGAFLLNAIKKLHELVKTGKTKHEGKFMRIARIIKTFPNQQFVLLGDNSQKDPSIYAAVTEGFPGNVYAVYIRNVHKEKVQETQEILAGMEQRGVKTCFYTGSPEAIEHSRMIGLI; this is encoded by the coding sequence ATGGAAATAAAAGTTTATCACGGCTACGGACACGAAAACGACCTGATTGTTTTTGGGCATGTACTTGAAGCCAGCAAAAGCCAGCAACAAACATTTACAAATAGCGTGCTCAAAAATATGGTGCAACTGGTAAAGCTGTTCGTGGTAAAGCCTGTTGGCGGTATAAAAGTGCGGCTGCAATGGAACAATACGTGGTACGAAACGACTACCGCTAAAGATGGCTTCTTTCGCTTTGAATGGCAATCTGAAACTTCAACGCCTGCAGGCTGGCACACCGTAAGCGTAGAAGCTACCGGCACAGGTAACAGCCTGCTGGCTACCGGTGAGGGCAAAATATTTATTCCACACATTGCCCAGCATGTGTTCATTTCAGATATAGACGACACCATCCTGGTATCTCACTCCGCCACGGTGATCAAAAGGCTGAGGGTTTTGCTGAGTAAAAATCCGCACACGCGAAAACCTTTTGAAGATGTGGTAGCACATTATAACCTGCTTGCAAAAGCAAACAGGCAAGATGCGGTGCCCAACCCTTTCTTCTATGTATCGAGCAGCGAGTGGAACCTGTATGATTACCTGAATGAATTCTTTGCATTCAACGGTTTGCCTAAAGGCGCATTTTTACTGAATGCCATAAAGAAGCTGCACGAACTGGTAAAAACCGGCAAAACAAAACATGAAGGGAAGTTTATGCGTATAGCCAGGATCATTAAAACATTTCCCAACCAGCAGTTTGTATTACTGGGCGATAATTCCCAAAAAGACCCATCTATCTATGCGGCAGTTACTGAAGGCTTCCCGGGAAATGTGTATGCCGTTTACATCAGGAACGTACACAAGGAAAAAGTGCAGGAAACGCAGGAGATACTGGCCGGCATGGAACAGCGGGGTGTAAAAACCTGCTTCTATACAGGCAGCCCTGAAGCTATTGAACACTCCCGGATGATCGGGCTGATTTGA
- a CDS encoding diacylglycerol/lipid kinase family protein: MQQKEALKLLFVVNNNSGSNNEDWQTTIETFFAATPHHLFFFELKEDCKVTSIQEYIKKIVPDRVVAVGGDGTVKLVAECITENKVPLAIVPAGSANGMAKEFNIPDVETALQNITEGEVHEIHLIKVNDELCIHLSDIGFNAYMIRKFETLDSRGMWGYVKACWSVFMHRKKMEVELKMPSSTQRKSAEMVVLANATRYGTGALINPGGSLEDDLFEIIVIKQFSVREIFKMMFTHSPYDPAKTEVHQVKDIHIQSRRPVHFQVDGEYLGKVNEIQATVLPKAIHVIIPAAQP; encoded by the coding sequence ATGCAACAAAAGGAAGCTTTAAAATTGTTGTTCGTTGTCAACAATAACTCCGGTTCCAATAACGAAGACTGGCAAACAACCATTGAAACTTTCTTTGCTGCAACACCACACCATTTATTTTTTTTCGAGTTAAAAGAAGATTGTAAAGTAACCTCTATACAGGAGTATATAAAAAAAATAGTGCCAGACAGGGTAGTTGCTGTTGGCGGTGATGGAACGGTTAAGCTTGTAGCTGAGTGTATTACAGAAAACAAGGTTCCGCTGGCAATAGTTCCTGCAGGTTCTGCAAATGGTATGGCCAAAGAGTTCAATATACCTGATGTAGAAACTGCTTTGCAAAATATTACTGAAGGGGAGGTGCACGAAATTCATCTTATAAAAGTGAATGACGAATTATGCATTCACCTGAGCGATATAGGTTTCAACGCGTACATGATCAGGAAGTTTGAAACACTTGATTCACGCGGTATGTGGGGCTATGTAAAAGCCTGCTGGAGTGTTTTTATGCATCGGAAAAAAATGGAAGTGGAATTAAAGATGCCATCGTCTACGCAGCGTAAAAGTGCAGAAATGGTGGTGCTTGCCAACGCTACGCGTTATGGTACCGGCGCATTGATAAACCCCGGCGGCAGCCTGGAAGATGATTTATTCGAAATCATTGTGATCAAACAGTTTTCCGTGCGTGAAATTTTTAAAATGATGTTTACGCATTCACCATATGATCCGGCAAAAACAGAGGTACACCAGGTAAAAGACATTCATATACAATCGAGGCGGCCGGTACATTTCCAGGTAGATGGCGAGTACCTTGGTAAGGTAAATGAAATACAGGCCACGGTTTTACCAAAAGCCATTCATGTTATTATACCTGCTGCGCAACCATAA
- a CDS encoding transglutaminase family protein, producing MQYQVTHTTEYEYHQPVSICHNVAKLFLRDTSDQSCRKTLIKISPEPEIKNEYTDFFGNKTLYFAIQHEHKHLRVTVTSIIDKKPGVNNAPELFTNTAWEEVQQQIATNGEADFSARQYVAETAITQASEQIRAYSLQSFTPGRSMLAAAKELMQRIHTDFQFVPGFTTVATPLDVVMKERKGVCQDFAHLAIACIRAVGLPARYVSGYLETLPPPGKEKLTGVDASHAWFAVYMPNQGWLDFDPTNNMIPAAQHITIGWGRDYADITPLKGVILSSGPHRLHVSVDVKRLG from the coding sequence ATGCAATACCAGGTAACCCATACAACAGAATACGAGTATCACCAGCCGGTAAGTATTTGCCATAATGTGGCGAAATTATTCCTGCGCGATACCTCCGATCAAAGCTGCAGGAAGACGCTCATAAAAATTTCCCCGGAGCCCGAAATAAAAAATGAATACACAGATTTTTTTGGTAATAAGACGCTTTATTTCGCCATACAGCATGAGCACAAACATTTGCGTGTTACCGTTACTTCAATAATCGATAAAAAACCGGGCGTTAATAACGCACCTGAACTGTTTACCAACACAGCATGGGAAGAGGTGCAGCAACAGATTGCAACCAACGGCGAGGCAGATTTCAGTGCCCGGCAGTATGTAGCAGAAACGGCCATTACACAGGCATCAGAACAAATCAGGGCTTATTCGCTGCAGTCTTTTACACCCGGACGTTCCATGCTGGCCGCTGCGAAAGAATTAATGCAGCGTATTCATACAGATTTTCAGTTCGTACCTGGTTTTACCACGGTGGCCACACCATTAGATGTAGTCATGAAAGAGCGCAAAGGAGTTTGCCAGGATTTTGCACACCTCGCTATTGCATGCATACGCGCTGTTGGCTTACCGGCCCGTTATGTAAGCGGCTACCTCGAAACGCTGCCTCCACCGGGCAAAGAAAAACTTACAGGCGTAGATGCATCGCATGCATGGTTTGCTGTGTATATGCCCAACCAGGGCTGGCTCGATTTTGATCCCACCAATAACATGATCCCCGCAGCACAGCACATTACCATTGGCTGGGGCAGAGACTATGCAGATATTACACCGCTCAAAGGTGTGATCCTCAGCAGCGGCCCACACCGGCTGCATGTTTCAGTAGATGTAAAAAGACTGGGATAA
- a CDS encoding circularly permuted type 2 ATP-grasp protein: protein MIPVTDQTGFLNAYLHGQSSDDRYTGNAELLASWKTFFASFTGLGTEEIANRSQDMMRFLKENGVTYNIYGDPSGANRTWDLDIIPFLITKDEWASIEAGLKQRSTLFDLVLKDIYGEQQLVKEGILPMEIVYNHHGFIRECCGIQLPGAHNLVVYAADMARSVDGKIWILNDRTQAPSGSGYALENRLAMARIVPELFSGLKVKRLSPYYNTLRNALTRIAPQQNRQPRIVILTPGPSNETYFEHSFLSSHLGFTLVQGDDLMVKDNCVWLKTLGGLEKVDVILRRVDDMYCDPLELKEDSQLGVPGLLQAVRAGNVSIANPLGSSVVENPGLMPFLPAIAKHFLGEDLKLPNIASWWCGQPTELQYVLDNLSTLVIKRIFRESFKRTSVDATLLSASELKELKQSIQAKPHLYVGQEKVNFSSSPSFAEGNIAPCHALFRSFVVSDNGGYTVMNGGLTRTSLDENNIIISNQLGGFSKDTWILSGGETSSFNAKKEQEYTPGNRQPYKQEDLPSRTAENLFWVGRYAERVLGNARFQRTIMQFVGEANKAFMENDLTLKKCLLRALTLYTHTYPGFAGEGSEAKIKEPWKELADLLFNNNRVGSLGYNIVSFTRAVHAVRDHWSTDTWRVLREMEEAWQTAAAAKHTGHYKLLGAVDNLITSMMAFISLNRESISRDQGWTLLDTGRKTEQSVLLIAMLRSALVAKQDEQVEHILQEAVLNSNESLVNYRFKYRAHLQLPLVLDLMLLDPNNPRSLVYQVERLKAYLSGLPKKNAGHELTEHERLALEAFSMIKLADKDQLSVADKNSNSYKKLDEFLTKMNMLLYNISNVVSKTYFRHAETQQQLFRSKL, encoded by the coding sequence ATGATTCCTGTCACCGATCAAACTGGTTTTTTAAACGCATACCTGCATGGTCAGTCTTCTGATGATCGCTATACCGGCAATGCTGAACTCCTTGCCAGCTGGAAAACATTCTTTGCATCATTTACCGGTCTGGGCACGGAAGAAATAGCCAACCGCAGCCAGGACATGATGCGTTTTCTGAAAGAGAATGGTGTTACCTACAATATTTACGGCGATCCGTCAGGTGCCAACCGTACATGGGATCTGGACATTATTCCTTTCCTTATCACCAAAGATGAATGGGCAAGTATTGAGGCAGGTCTCAAACAACGCAGCACGTTATTTGACCTTGTCCTCAAAGATATTTACGGCGAACAGCAACTGGTAAAAGAAGGCATATTGCCCATGGAGATCGTGTACAACCACCACGGCTTCATCAGGGAATGTTGTGGCATACAATTACCGGGTGCGCACAATCTCGTCGTTTACGCGGCAGATATGGCGCGCAGTGTAGATGGCAAAATATGGATATTGAACGACAGAACCCAGGCACCGTCCGGCTCCGGTTATGCCCTGGAAAACCGCCTGGCCATGGCACGCATTGTGCCCGAACTGTTCAGTGGGTTAAAAGTAAAAAGACTGTCGCCCTATTACAACACGTTGAGGAATGCCCTTACCCGTATTGCTCCACAACAAAACCGGCAACCGCGGATCGTGATACTTACACCCGGGCCCAGCAACGAAACATACTTTGAACATTCTTTCCTGTCTTCGCACCTGGGCTTTACCCTGGTACAGGGCGACGACCTGATGGTTAAAGATAATTGCGTATGGCTGAAGACACTGGGCGGCCTCGAAAAGGTAGATGTAATACTCCGCAGGGTAGATGATATGTATTGCGATCCACTGGAGCTGAAAGAAGATTCCCAGTTGGGTGTACCGGGGCTTTTACAAGCCGTTCGTGCAGGTAATGTAAGCATTGCAAACCCCTTGGGCAGCAGTGTGGTGGAAAACCCCGGGTTGATGCCTTTTCTGCCTGCTATAGCAAAACACTTCCTGGGTGAAGACCTGAAGCTTCCCAACATTGCGTCATGGTGGTGCGGGCAACCAACAGAATTGCAATATGTGCTGGACAATCTTTCCACGCTGGTCATTAAAAGAATTTTCCGTGAGTCGTTTAAACGCACCTCCGTCGATGCTACATTACTCAGTGCATCCGAACTAAAAGAATTGAAACAAAGCATACAGGCCAAACCGCATTTGTATGTGGGCCAGGAAAAAGTAAACTTCTCCTCCTCGCCCTCTTTTGCAGAAGGCAATATCGCGCCATGCCATGCATTATTCAGAAGTTTTGTTGTGAGCGATAATGGCGGGTATACGGTAATGAACGGCGGCTTAACAAGAACTTCTCTTGACGAAAATAACATCATCATTTCTAACCAGCTTGGTGGTTTCAGCAAAGACACCTGGATATTATCAGGCGGCGAAACCAGTAGTTTCAACGCTAAGAAAGAGCAGGAATATACACCTGGCAACCGGCAGCCTTACAAACAGGAAGACCTGCCAAGCCGTACAGCCGAAAATCTTTTCTGGGTGGGCCGCTATGCAGAAAGGGTGCTCGGCAACGCCCGTTTTCAGCGTACCATCATGCAGTTTGTAGGCGAAGCCAACAAAGCTTTTATGGAGAACGATCTTACCCTGAAAAAATGCCTGTTAAGGGCACTTACACTATATACACATACATATCCGGGCTTTGCTGGTGAAGGAAGTGAAGCCAAAATAAAAGAGCCATGGAAAGAGCTGGCCGATCTGCTCTTTAACAACAACCGCGTGGGAAGTCTCGGTTACAACATTGTTTCATTCACGCGTGCTGTACATGCAGTAAGGGACCACTGGTCTACCGATACCTGGCGGGTACTGCGTGAAATGGAAGAAGCATGGCAAACCGCTGCGGCAGCCAAACACACAGGGCATTATAAACTGCTGGGCGCCGTAGACAACCTCATCACCTCCATGATGGCCTTCATCAGCCTTAACCGCGAAAGCATTTCACGGGACCAGGGATGGACCTTGCTGGATACCGGCCGCAAGACCGAACAAAGCGTGCTGCTGATCGCAATGTTGCGTTCTGCACTTGTAGCAAAGCAGGATGAGCAGGTGGAACATATTTTACAGGAAGCAGTCTTAAACAGCAATGAAAGCCTCGTAAACTATCGCTTTAAATATCGTGCACACCTGCAGTTACCACTGGTACTCGATCTCATGCTGCTGGACCCCAACAATCCAAGATCGCTGGTTTACCAGGTGGAAAGACTAAAGGCATACCTTTCCGGCTTACCGAAGAAAAATGCGGGTCACGAACTCACAGAACATGAAAGACTTGCACTGGAAGCTTTTAGTATGATTAAACTGGCAGACAAAGACCAACTGTCTGTAGCTGATAAAAACAGCAACAGTTATAAAAAGCTGGATGAGTTTCTTACCAAAATGAATATGCTGTTGTACAACATCTCCAATGTTGTTTCAAAAACTTATTTCAGGCATGCAGAAACACAGCAACAATTATTCAGGTCTAAACTTTAA
- a CDS encoding OsmC family protein yields the protein MVTIELARVQNDYGFEATDANGHVVRMDTSPESGGQNFGVRPMQMLLMGVAGCSAIDVISILKKQRQEVRDYKMTVNGEREAGKEPSLWKDVTLDFHLYGNVDEEKARRAVDLSMEKYCSVSATLKAAGADIKWNVFVHP from the coding sequence ATGGTTACGATTGAATTAGCACGTGTACAAAACGATTATGGCTTCGAAGCAACAGATGCGAACGGTCATGTAGTACGTATGGATACAAGCCCGGAAAGTGGCGGGCAGAACTTTGGTGTACGCCCTATGCAGATGCTGCTGATGGGTGTGGCTGGATGCAGCGCGATTGATGTGATCAGTATTTTAAAAAAGCAGCGACAGGAAGTGCGTGATTATAAGATGACCGTAAACGGTGAACGTGAAGCAGGCAAAGAACCTTCATTATGGAAAGATGTGACCCTCGACTTTCACCTTTACGGCAACGTGGATGAAGAAAAAGCGAGACGAGCCGTAGACTTGTCAATGGAGAAATACTGTTCCGTATCTGCAACGTTGAAAGCGGCAGGTGCAGACATTAAATGGAATGTTTTTGTGCACCCGTAG
- a CDS encoding trans-sulfuration enzyme family protein: MSEQQRELHPLSKAVRVRGNQTWQMEHSSPMFLTSSFTFDSAEDMRGAFAEENDENIYSRFSNPTVDEFVAKMCALENAEAGFATASGMAAVFGSIFSLLKQGDHLVCCSSVFGSTFTIVTKFLPKYGIECTLVAAGDKDAWENAVKSNTRMIYLETPTNPQLEIIDLEWAGQFAKKHNLILNVDNCFATPLLQQPLKYGAHLSVHSATKWIDGQGRVLGGVVVGDAKLIREIYLFCRNTGPSLSPFNAWVLSKSLETLDVRLQRHCENAMTVAQALEQHPKVSWVKYPFLKSHPQYDIAIKQMKAGGGIVCFEVKGGVESGRMFLNSLQMLSMTANLGDTRSIASHPSSTTHSKLSEEERLSVGITPGLVRISVGLEFVDDIIYDITQALDKL; the protein is encoded by the coding sequence ATGAGCGAACAACAAAGAGAGCTGCATCCTTTATCAAAAGCGGTGCGTGTACGTGGCAACCAGACCTGGCAGATGGAGCATTCATCGCCTATGTTTCTGACCAGCAGTTTTACCTTCGATTCTGCGGAAGATATGCGCGGTGCTTTTGCAGAAGAAAATGACGAAAATATTTACAGCCGTTTTAGTAACCCCACCGTAGACGAGTTCGTAGCCAAAATGTGTGCACTGGAAAATGCGGAAGCAGGTTTTGCCACGGCAAGTGGTATGGCCGCAGTTTTCGGTTCCATCTTTTCGCTGCTTAAGCAGGGTGACCATCTTGTATGCTGCAGTTCTGTATTTGGCAGCACATTTACCATTGTTACCAAGTTTCTGCCAAAGTATGGTATTGAATGTACACTTGTTGCGGCAGGCGACAAGGATGCATGGGAAAATGCAGTAAAGTCCAATACCAGGATGATCTACCTGGAAACGCCAACCAACCCGCAACTGGAAATTATTGACCTTGAGTGGGCAGGACAGTTTGCCAAAAAACATAACCTGATACTGAATGTTGACAATTGCTTTGCCACACCATTGCTGCAGCAGCCTTTGAAGTATGGTGCACACCTGAGTGTGCATTCTGCCACCAAATGGATCGACGGGCAGGGGCGTGTACTGGGCGGGGTAGTAGTAGGTGATGCAAAACTGATCCGTGAGATATATCTTTTCTGCAGGAATACAGGTCCGTCGTTATCGCCATTTAATGCATGGGTATTGAGTAAAAGCCTTGAGACGCTGGATGTGCGTTTGCAACGCCACTGCGAGAATGCAATGACGGTAGCACAGGCGCTGGAACAGCACCCCAAAGTTTCGTGGGTGAAATATCCATTCTTAAAAAGCCACCCGCAATACGATATTGCTATTAAACAAATGAAGGCCGGTGGCGGCATTGTTTGTTTTGAAGTAAAAGGCGGTGTAGAAAGCGGCCGCATGTTTTTAAACAGCCTGCAGATGCTGTCTATGACTGCCAATCTTGGCGATACGCGTAGTATTGCTTCTCATCCGTCGAGCACAACGCACTCAAAGCTGAGTGAGGAAGAACGCCTGAGTGTGGGAATAACGCCGGGACTGGTGCGTATTTCTGTAGGGCTTGAATTTGTTGATGACATTATTTACGACATCACACAGGCACTGGATAAGTTGTAG